One genomic segment of Centropristis striata isolate RG_2023a ecotype Rhode Island chromosome 13, C.striata_1.0, whole genome shotgun sequence includes these proteins:
- the rogdi gene encoding protein rogdi homolog codes for MLNQQRSVSELPKMSAASQVERAVLEEEFNWLLKEEVHAVLKQLQDVLKEASRRFCMPTPGLESQMKQENFILGSSTMDQVKGVLTLQGEALTQADINLKVAKSSQVMHFQFREDKLWKLQQIQDARNHVTQALQLLSSRDDSYHFKTGAEVNKLMDAVMLQLTRARNRLTTPASMTLPELATSGLMKMFTPPMPGDVMVNFYINLSKLCLTVYQLHVLPPNTTKNFKPAGSSVLHNPGAMFELNNNRFEVSHVHKVECVVPWLNDTLVFFTISLQLCQQLKDKISVFSSFWNYRPF; via the exons GAGGAGGAGTTCAACTGGCTGCTGAAAGAAGAAGTCCACGCCGTCCTGAAGCAGCTGCAGGACGTCCTCAAG GAGGCCTCCAGGCGTTTCTGCATGCCGACTCCAGGTCTGGAGAGTCAGATGAAACAGGAGAACTTCATCCTCGGCAGCTCAAC GATGGACCAGGTGAAGGGAGTTCTGACTCTGCAGGGAGAAGCTCTGACTCAGGCT GACATCAACCTGAAGGTGGCAAAGAGCAGCCAAGTCATGCACTTCCAGTTCAGAGAGGACAAACTGTGGAAGCTGCAGCAG ATCCAGGATGCCAGGAACCATGTGACCCAGGCCCTCCAGCTGCTGAGCAGCAGAGACGACAGCTACCACTTTAAGACCGGAGCCGAGGTCAACAAG CTGATGGATGCTGTGATGCTGCAGCTGACCAGAGCCAGGAACCGTCTGACCACGCCCGCCTCCATGACGCTACCGGAGCTGGCCACCAGCGGACtcatg AAGATGTTCACTCCTCCCATGCCTGGAGACGTGATGGTCAACTTCTACATCAACTTGAGTAAACTGTGTCTGACGGTGTACCAGCTCCATGTGCTGCCTCCCAACACCACCAAG AACTTCAAGCCGGCAGGAAGCTCGGTGTTACACAACCCAGGAGCTATGTT CGAGCTGAACAACAACAGGTTTGAAGTGAGTCACGTCCATAAGGTGGAGTGTGTTGTTCCCTGGCTCAACGACACGCTGGTCTTCTTCACCATCTCCCTCCAGCTCTGCCAGCAGCTCAAAGACAAG ATCTCTGTCTTCTCCAGTTTCTGGAACTACAGACCGTTCTAA